From Kaistella polysaccharea:
TTCTTCCGTCTTTTTTTTCATCAAATTATCGAAGTTAAACAAAGAAGCTTCCGCTTCGCGATAGGAGATGATGATATTTCCGATTTCCTGCATCGGGCCAAAAATAAAAAATCCATAAAACATCAGCGATAAATATTGTCCGGGCGTAACGATGTTTTTGAAGATTAGAAAAAGCAAAGTCAAGGTGATCATTTGTTGCAGAAAATTCACCAACGTTCCCTGAATAAAACTTAAAGAACGAATACTTTTCACCTTTCTCAATTCCAATCCTAAGATTTTGTACGTATTGGTATTGAGTCTTTTGACTTCCTGCTGAGTCAGACCCAAACTTTTTACAATTTCAATATTTCGCAAACTTTCAGTGGTGCTTCCTGCTAAACTTGTGGTCTGGGCGACGATATTTTTCTGAATTTTTTTAATACGTTTACTTAATAAATTAGTAATAAACGCGATTAAAAAAATTCCCACCACATAAACCGGCATGATTGCCCAGTGGAGCTGAATTGCGTAAACAGAAACGAAAATAATACTTACTAAAATCCCAAAGAAGATATTGATAAAGTTGTTGATGAATTTCACCGAATCTTCTCTTACTTTAGTCAGAATCGATAAGGTTTCTCCACTTCTTTGATCTTCAAATTCCTGAAAAGGTAATGCCATGGAATGTTGTAAACCATCTGTGAAAATATTGGCTCCAAATTTTTGAGTAATGACGCTCGATGTGTAATCTTGAAAAGCTTTTGCAATCCTACTTACCATTGCGACACCAATTAATAGTCCTATAAAATAAAAGGCGCCGTGATACATTGTGGTACCGTATAAATATTCCTCCAGGCTTCTGCTTAAGAGTTTTTCTTTGTCGAAAAAGTTGGGATTAGTGACCAATTGATCCAGAATTTTTCCAGTAATCGCTGGCCCAAATAAAGAAAAAACCTGATTAATCGTTGCCAGTAATAAAGATAAAATAAGCAACCATTTATGCGGTTTTAAATATCGGAGAAGTGTTTTCATTCGTATAAAAATAGGTGGATGCAAAATTAAAGATATTAATCGGTTTGTTTAGGTCATACTATAGATTGTCTCGATAGTATTTGTATAGGAAATGAAAATTGAATAAATTGCAGTTCAAGTTTACATTATGCTTACAAAAGAACAAATCGCGCAGCGCATCTCCAAAGAAGTAAAAGATGGCTATTACGTAAACCTCGGAATCGGCATTCCGACTTTGGTTGCTAACTTCGTTTCTCACGATCTTTCCGTTGAATTTCAAAGTGAAAATGGAGTGCTCGGTATGGGACCTTTTCCTTTTGAAGGAGAAGAGGACGCCGACCTTATTAATGCGGGAAAACAAACCATCACCACACTTCCGGGCGCATCGTTTTTTGATTCTGCTTTTAGTTTTGGAATGATTCGAAGTAAGAAAGTTGATCTCACTATTCTCGGTGCCATGGAAGTTTCCGAAAAAGGCGATATCGCCAACTGGAAAATTCCCGGTAAAATGGTGAAAGGAATGGGTGGAGCCATGGACTTAGTGGCTTCGGCTGAGAATATTATCGTCGCGATGATGCACGTAAATAAAGCGGGTGAAAGTAAAATTTTGAAAAATTGTACGCTGCCTTTAACTGGAGTAGGATGCGTGAAAAAAGTAGTCACCGAAATGGCCGTGTTAGAAGTCACACCCAACGGTTTTAAACTTTTGGAAAGAGCACCTGGCGTTTCAGTTGAAGATATTGTGAAATCTACAGAAGCCGATTTAATCATCGAAGGTGAAATTCCTGAAATGCAGTTTTAGAATCAAATCACTCATTATGTAAAAAAATCCTTTTCAGTTTTGAAAAGGATTTATTTTTTTAAATTTTTCCAAAAAGATCTAACTAAGAATTTGCAATATCAACTGGCATAGGAAGCGTAGGCGTTATGAAAATTTATTTTGAAACCGTTAAAAAATCTCCATGTTTGAAGCGCGACAATATTTTAATACTCATGAAGTAATTTTGATTCGCGCAAGTTTTGGAGATTTTAGGTTTGAAAATAAAATTTTAGCTGGAGTTTCCAAGCCTTGAACTTTTGATTCTTTTGTTTCAAGACAAAAGAATAAGAAAAACATTACTTCAAAATCTCTTTTAAAAACATCAACGTATGATCCCAAGCTCTTTTTGCCATTACTGGATTATAATCTTTCGATTCTGGATTTGTAAAAGTATGTTTTGAATTTGCGTACGTAATAATTTGCCAATCTGCTTTCCCATCATTCATTTCGTTCACCAATTGAACATAATCTTCTGGCTTCACACTTTCATCATCTGCTGGATGTTCGACTAAAATCTTCGCAGAAATTGCATCATTCACTCGTGCCGGATCTTTCGCTAAACCACCATGAATAGAAACCACACCAACTACAGGGAGTTTTCCTCTCGCAGCTTCCAAGGCGCCACTACCGCCAAAGCAATAACCGATCACTGCAATTTTTTCTGGATTAGCACCGTTTTTTTTCAATTCTTCTAGCGCCAAAGAAATTCTTTTTTGATATGCTTCGAAATTTTGCTTGTAAGATCCTGCCGCTTTTCCGGCAGACGGATAATCAGTTGGAATATTTCCTTCACCATAAATATCGGCGATAAAAGCGATGTACCCCTGTTTCTCCAGCTCAATAGCTGCTGCTTTTGCTTCATCGTCAATTCCCATCCAGGCGGGTAAAATTAAAACTCCTGGGAGTTTTTTTCCTGCGTTGGAAGTCACTAATCCATTGAGTTTTTGAACGCCGTCCTTGTACGAAACTTTTTTAAGATTCTGACTGAAAAGGGTCCCTGAGACCATAAATAATCCTGCTAATAATAGTGAACGTATCATAAGTGTAAATTTTGTTGAGGGTAAAAATACGGACAAATCTACTTAAGTGTAGTGAGAAATTAAAAATTATTCCGATTGATTTTGTTAATGATAAAACCATTGAAGTGATTCTTTGGTTCGAACTAAAAATTGAAAACGACTCTTGTAATTATTTGCCTCAAAGTAAAGTCGTCCAAAATTTAAATTTGTAATTTTATGCCTCTTAAAAAAGTAGCATGTCAAAATATAAAATTCAAAAATCACCATTCCTTGTTCCTACAACCGACGGAAAACTTATCGAGGAAATCTGGGGAAACTCCACCGGAAATCCGGGTATTTCTATCGCACATATGGTTGCACCGCCGAATTGGAGCGAACCTTTTCAAACACCAGAGTTCGACGAATTCACTTATATTATTAAAGGAAAAAAACAATTTGAAATCGACGGAGAAATTGTCATTTTGGAAACCGGACAAAGTATTAAGATTGAGAAAGGAGCAAGAGTCCGTTACAGCAATCCGTTTGAAAATCCTTGTGATTATTTAGCAATTTGCCTGCCCGCTTTTTCTATGGATTTAGTAAATCGCGAAGAACTATAAATCACAAAGTCACAAAAGAGTAAGTGATGAAATATGCATGAAAGTTCGCAAAAGTCAAGATCTATATCTTGAAAATTTTGTGAACTTTAACAATGTATTGTTAAACTTTTTAAAAAATAAAACTTTTGTGACTTTGTGATTAAAAATTGATTCTTAAATCTTTCAGTTCCTATCATTAGCAAAACTTCACAGAAGTAAAATCTTTACAATTCAAAATTTTGTGAACTTTAACAATGTATTATTAACCTTTTTAAAAATAAAACTTTTGTGACTTTGTGGTTAAAAATTGATTCCTAAATTTTTCAGTTTCTTTTCCAGATCAGTGTCTTCTTTAACATGAATACAAATAAATCCTAAATCTTTTGCAACTTCAATATTCTTGGCGTTGTCATCAATAAACACCGATTCTTCAGCTTTAATATCATAACGTTGAAGTAAAACTTCCCAAATCGTTCGATCGGGTTTAATGAGTTTCTCCGTTCCTGAAACCACGATTTTTCCCTCAAATATTTGAAAGAAATCATAATTTTCTAAAGCATACGG
This genomic window contains:
- a CDS encoding ABC transporter ATP-binding protein; protein product: MKTLLRYLKPHKWLLILSLLLATINQVFSLFGPAITGKILDQLVTNPNFFDKEKLLSRSLEEYLYGTTMYHGAFYFIGLLIGVAMVSRIAKAFQDYTSSVITQKFGANIFTDGLQHSMALPFQEFEDQRSGETLSILTKVREDSVKFINNFINIFFGILVSIIFVSVYAIQLHWAIMPVYVVGIFLIAFITNLLSKRIKKIQKNIVAQTTSLAGSTTESLRNIEIVKSLGLTQQEVKRLNTNTYKILGLELRKVKSIRSLSFIQGTLVNFLQQMITLTLLFLIFKNIVTPGQYLSLMFYGFFIFGPMQEIGNIIISYREAEASLFNFDNLMKKKTEEKPSNPKKIGAINSLKFTNVDFKHQSASYKALNNISFEVKNGETIAFVGPSGAGKSTLVKLLVGLYRPNEGSIYYNNINGNEFDIDELRNQIGFVTQDTQLFAGTIKENLLFVNPEATDQDLSMALRKSSATALIERAEEGLDTVIGEGGFKLSGGEKQRIAIARALLRKPHLLIFDEATSALDSITEEAITTTIREISAEKAQITILIAHRLSTIMHADRIYVLERGKVIEMGSHNDLLDDKGLYYAMWRQQIGERKI
- a CDS encoding CoA transferase subunit B; translation: MLTKEQIAQRISKEVKDGYYVNLGIGIPTLVANFVSHDLSVEFQSENGVLGMGPFPFEGEEDADLINAGKQTITTLPGASFFDSAFSFGMIRSKKVDLTILGAMEVSEKGDIANWKIPGKMVKGMGGAMDLVASAENIIVAMMHVNKAGESKILKNCTLPLTGVGCVKKVVTEMAVLEVTPNGFKLLERAPGVSVEDIVKSTEADLIIEGEIPEMQF
- a CDS encoding dienelactone hydrolase family protein, which translates into the protein MIRSLLLAGLFMVSGTLFSQNLKKVSYKDGVQKLNGLVTSNAGKKLPGVLILPAWMGIDDEAKAAAIELEKQGYIAFIADIYGEGNIPTDYPSAGKAAGSYKQNFEAYQKRISLALEELKKNGANPEKIAVIGYCFGGSGALEAARGKLPVVGVVSIHGGLAKDPARVNDAISAKILVEHPADDESVKPEDYVQLVNEMNDGKADWQIITYANSKHTFTNPESKDYNPVMAKRAWDHTLMFLKEILK
- a CDS encoding cupin domain-containing protein, producing the protein MSKYKIQKSPFLVPTTDGKLIEEIWGNSTGNPGISIAHMVAPPNWSEPFQTPEFDEFTYIIKGKKQFEIDGEIVILETGQSIKIEKGARVRYSNPFENPCDYLAICLPAFSMDLVNREEL